In the genome of Solidesulfovibrio fructosivorans JJ], the window TTCCCCTCTCGCACATTCTTATCTCTCTCCCTAAGCCAGCATGTCGGCCATGGCGTAGAGTTTGCCGGGCTTTTGCCGCCCCACCCAGGCGGCGGCCCGCAGGGCTCCCTGGGCGAAGGTTTCCCGGTTGCCCACCCGGTGGGTCACTTCGATGCGCTCGCCGGGACCGAAGAAATAGACCGTATGGTCCCCCACCACATCGCCGCCGCGAAGCGCCGCCACACCGATCTCGTCCTGGGTGCGCGGGCCGATGATGCCGTCGCGGGTATGGCGCTTGACCGCGTCGTAATCCTGGCCCCGGGCCGCGGCCAGGCACTGGCCGAGCTTGATGGCCGTGCCGCTCGGCGCGTCGGCCTTCTTGTTATGGTGGATTTCCATGACCTCGAGGTTGTAGGCCGGGCCGAGTTTGCGCACGAGGTCGGGCAGCACGGTGAGAAGCACGTTTAAGCCCACGCTCATATTGGGGGCGAAAAAGATAGGCGTTTTTTCCGCCGACCGGGCCAGGGCGGCCGTCTGCTCGGGGGTGAGGCCCGTGGTGCCGACGACCATGGGATTGCCCGCTTTGGCCGCGATTTCCGCCGAGGCCACGCTCGCCTGGGGCGCCGTGAAGTCGATGACCACCGCGCCCGGACATTTGGCCAGAACGGTCGCCAGGTCGTCGCCCACAGTGCACTCAAGCCCGGCCAGGCCGTCGGTGCAGCCGCTACGTTCCAGCGCCCCGACCAGACGGTAGTTGTCCGGATCGGCCTTGGCCAGCCGGGCCAGGGTCGCGCCCATGCGCCCCATGGCCCCCATGATCACCACATCGCACACGCTCATGTTCGCGCTCCCATCGGGTCAAAGGTTGATATCGTCCCACTCTCTTGCCATTTGGCGGCGTCAGCAGATGCGGGGCAGTTGCTCGCCTTCGAGCATGCCGAGAAGCCGTTTCCCGCCAAGGGGCGTGATCATGGCCACCTTGCCGGGATGGTCGTCGACGACCCGGCCGACGATGGCCGCCTTGCCCCCCAGGGGATCGGACCGCAAGATTTCCAGAGCAGCTTCGGCGTCGCCCCCGGGCACGATGCAGATGCATTTGCCCTCGTTGGCCAGGTACAAGGGGTCGAGGCCGAGCACGGCGCAGCCGCCGGCCACGGCCGGGTCCACGGGAATGGCGTCCTCGGTCAGCTCGATGCCGACCCCGGACTGGCCGGCGATCTCGTTTAAGGTGGTGGCCAGTCCGCCGCGCGTCGGGTCGCGCAGCACGTGCACGTCCGGCAGCCCTTCGAGCAGCCGGGACACCATGCCGGCCAGGGAGGCGCTGTCGCTGACCACCGGCGCATCAAAGGAAAGCCCCTCGCGGGTGGACAGGATGGCCAGGCCATGATCGCCCATGGAGCCGGAAATCAGCACCGCGTCGCCGACGGCGGCCCGGTGGCCGCTCGGGGCCGGATCGACCCGGATTTCGCCAATGCCGGCCGTGTTGATGAAGATCTTGTCCGCCGCGCCCTTGGGCACGACCTTGGTGTCGCCGGCCACGATGCGCACCCCGGCCTTGCGGGCCGCCTCGCCCATGGAGGCCACGATGCGTTCGAGATCGGCCATGGGCAGGCCTTCTTCGAGGATGAAGCCGCAGGTCAGAAAAAGCGGTCGCGCGCCCATCATGGACACGTCGTTGACCGTGCCGTGCACGGCCAGTGAGCCGATGTCGCCGCCCGGGAAAAAGACCGGATCGACCACAAAGCTGTCGGTGCTCATGGCGATGGGGCCTTTGACGGAGAGTACGGCGGCGTCATCCATGCGGGCCAGGATGTCGTTGCCGAGATGGCGGAAAAACAGGTCGTTGATGATGCGTTGCGAGGCCCGCCCCCCGCTGCCGTAATCGAGCAATACCTTGTCCATAATTGGGCCTTTGAGGTGGCGGCGTACGGAAATGCGGGCATGCGGCGCGCGGGCGATCGCCCGGTCCCGCGTGCCCCACGACGATTATCGGGAAAATGCGTCCCGGCCCGCCGCCCTGGGTTGCGGTCACGACGCGAAATGCGTCGAGGCGCACCATAGCCCCAAACAAGGATTGTTTCCAGAGGGTTTCGAGAAGGGCGAGTGACGGGGGAAGCGCATGGGAGGAAGATGGTGCGAGAGGGAAAACCCTTTTGTAAAGGGTTCTCCCCTCTCGCGCTCTCCCCTTCCTAAACCTTTCAACGGCTACAGGTGACGTACAACTAACGCGCCATCATTAGAAAAGTCTTTGGAAAGGGGGTCCGGGGGGAGAACCTTTCGTAAGACAAGGTTTCCCCCCGGCGGCACGCCTCGCATCTTCACTTATCCGGAGCACGATCGGACCACTTCGCCGGCGATGGCGCCGAGGGGCATGACCCTGTCCACGCCGCCGAGCTTGATGGCTTCCTGGGGCATGCCAAAGACCACGCAGGAAGCTTCGTCCTGGGCGATGGTGTGGGCCCCGGCCTCGTGCATCTCCTGCATGCCGGTGGCCCCGTCGTCGCCCATGCCGGTCATGATGACGCCCACGGCGTTCTTGCCGGCGTAGCGGGCGGCGGAGCGAAACAGCACGTCCACGCTCGGCCTGTGGCGGCGCACCAGCGGGCCGTCCTTGATCTCGACGTAATAGCGCGCGCCGCTGCGCTTGAGCAGCATGTGGCGGTTTCCCGGGGCGATGAGCGCCTGACCGCGCAAAATCGTGTCGTTATCCGCCGCCTCCTTGACCATGATGCGGCAGATCCCGTCCAGGCGCTTGGCAAAGGCGGCCGTGAACTGCTCGGGCATATGCTGCACGATGACGATGCCGGGACAGTTCTGGGGCATGGCTTCAAGGAATTCGCGCAAGGCCTCGGTGCCGCCTGTGGACGCGCCCACGGCCACGACCTTCTCGGTGGTCTGGAACATGGCCTTGCCGACCGGCCCCGGCAGCACGACGTCGGCCGAAAGCTTGGGCGCGACCTTCATGGCGCTGACGGGCAAAAGCTTTTTCATCTTGGCCCGGGCCGCCGCCTTGACCGCGTCCACCACCCGGATGCGCGACTCCTCCAGAAACTGCCGGGTGCCGAGCTTGGGCTTGAGGATGATGTCCGTGGCCCCGTATTCCATGGCCCGAAGCGTGGTCTCCGAGCCGGCTTCGGTCAGCGTCGAGCAGATGACCACCGGAATGGGATGCTGGGTCATGATCTTGCGCAGGAAGGTCAGCCCGTCCATACGCGGCATTTCGATATCGAGGGTGATGACGTCCGGCGCTTCGATCTCCATGCGTTTGACAGCGGCATAGGGATCGGCGGCCGCGCCGATGACTTCGATGTCGGGATCCGAGGACAAAATATCGGTGAGCGTTTGCCGGACAAGCGCGGAATCGTCCACCACAAGGACTTTGATGGCGTTTTTCACGGACGGCCTCTTTTCACAGGTTGGAGCACCGGCTAGATCTTCTTATATACTGTTGGAGCATGCTGTCGCAAGGGCAAGTCCATTCCGGTGAGGCTCTCGGAATGGCCGATGAAAAGAAACCCGTCCCGGCGCAGCTGGGTGCAGAATTTCTGCAGCAGCTGTTCCTGGGTCGTCCGATCGAAATAGATCATGACGTTGCGGCAAAAGATGGTGTCGAGGGGCTCCGGAAAGCTAAAGTGCTGCATGAAGTTCAAGCGCCTGAAGTCGATGACCCGGCGCAACTCGGGCATCAGGCGCACGAGTTTTTTTGCCCGGTCCTTGCTGCGCAAAAAATAGCGGCGCTTGAGATCGAGGGACATTTTGGCGAGGCGCTCCTCGGGATAGACGCCGTTTTTGGCCATGGCCAGCACCCTGGTGGAAATATCCGTGGCCATGATGGAGAAGCGAAATCCCGGCGTGCGCTGGGCGAATTCCGACAGCACGATGGAAAGCGTATAGGGCTCCTCGCCTGTGGAACAGCCGGCGCTCCACAGGCGAAACGGACGCGAGGGGCCGTAGGCGGCGCGCCAAGTGGGAAGGACATCCTGGGTCAGGACCTCGAAATGGCGCGGCTCACGAAAAAACTCCGTGGTGTTGGTGGTGATGACATCGATGAGGTGCACGAGTTCCTCGTCCAGGCCCTGGGGGCTGAAAAGGAACTCGTAATAGTCGTGATACCCGGCCATGCCGAGGGTACGCAGACGCTTTTGCAGTCTGGCCTCAACCATGACCTTCTTGGACGGCGGCAGCTTGATGCCGACTTCGGTATGAATGAATTCACTGAGCTTCCTGAATTCCTTCTCGGTCATGGTCGCAAGGCCGCTGGCCCTGGCCTGGACGCCGACAGCCGCCATGGGGATCAGGCCTCCGCGTTTTCCGGGGTTGCCTCGCCGAGACTCTGGGCCAGCCCGGCCAGTTCCAGGGAAGTGAAAACCTTGTTGATGTCGAGGATGATGATGAACTTCTCGCCGGACTTGCCGATGCCCCGGATGAATTCCCCCCGAATCGGCGTGCCCATGCGCGGAGCCGGCTCGATCTGCCCGGCTTCCATCTCGTAGACTTCCTGGACCGAGTCGGCCAGGGCCCCGAGCACCGTGGACTCGCCTTCGAGGGCCACCTCGACGATGATGATGCAGGTGTTGACCGTGCGCTCGGTGGCGCCCATGCCGAACTTGAGCTTGAGGTCCACCACCGGCACGGCACGGCCGCGCAGGTTGATCACGCCGCGGATGTACTCCGGGGTGCGCGGCACGCGGGTGATGTTGACCAGCTCCAGAACCTCGCGCACCGAGCTTATGTCCAGGGCGAAAAGCTCGCGTTCCAGGGTGAAGGTGAGGTATTGGTTGTCATTTGCGCTTGCGGCCTCGGCCATATTTTCCTCCCTCAGCGGGCGACGTTCGTGACGCGTCCCTTGAAAAACAGGCCCGCCCGCGCGGTGGGCGGCCGTCCGGTCAGGCAGCGGCGACACGGCGGATGCCGCCGGATTCGCCCCGTCGCACCAAAGCTGACACATCCAGAATCAAGGCCATGCGGCCGTCGCCCCGGATGGTTGCCCCGGAAAATTCCCCGATGTCGCGGTACAACGGCCCCAGGCTTTTGATGACGGTCTGGTGTTCCCCGATCACCCGGTCCACGGCCAGCCCGACTCTGGACCCGTCGACGGCCACGACAACGATGGGTTCGATGGTCGGCGACGTCCCTTCGATGGCGAACAGGTCGCGCAGGCGCAGGCAGGGCACGACTTCGCCGCGCATGTTGAGCATCCCAGCCTCGCCGTCGTCATCGGGCTTGCGCGCCATCTCGAGGCACTCCTCGACCTGGGCCAGGGGCAAGACATAGTATTCCGCGCCCACCTGCACCTGCAAACCGTCGATGATGGCGAGCGTCAGGGGCAGCCGTACGGTGATGACGGTGCCCCGGCCCGGCTCGGAGTCGATCTCCACAACGCCGCGAAGCGTTTCGATGGCCCGTTTGACCACGTCCATGCCCACGCCCCGGCCGGAAATGTTGGTGACGGACTTGGCCGTGGAGAAACCGGGCAGGAAAATGAGGTTGTAAAGCTCCTTTTCGGTCATCTCCAGGCCGGGAGGAATAAGCCCCCGTTCCTCGGCCCGGGTGCGGATGGCCGAGGCATCGAGTCCGGCCCCGTCATCGGCCACGGTGATGACCACTTCGCCGCCGGCATGGGCCGCGCCAAGGCGGATGACGCCTGCCGCGGGCTTTCCCGCCGCCTCCCGGGCCTCGGGCGATTCGATGCCGTGGTCGATGCTGTTGCGCAGGAGATGGACCAGCGGATCGCCCAAGCGCTCGATAACCGTCTTGTCGAGTTCGGTCTCCTCGCCCGTGGTCACAAGCTCGATCTCCTTGCCGAGCTCGGCGGTCAGGTCGCGTACCAGACGGCGGAATTTGCCAAAGGTGGCCCCGATGGGCAGCATACGGATGGACAGGGTGGAATCGCGCAGACTGTCGCCGAGGCGTTCCAGATGCTCGGCAAGGGAACGCAGCAGCGGATCGCCCCGCTCCTCCACGGCTTGCTTGATCTGGGCCTGAACGATGACCAGCTCGCCCACGAGGTCGACCAGGGAGTCGAGCTTGTCAGCGGCGACCCGGATGCTCGAAGCCTTCTCGGAACGCTCGTGAGCCTTGCCGGCCAGCTCGCGCACGGCGGCCTGTTCGGACAGCGCCGAAGCCACCTGCCCGTTGCTGACGACGCCCTTGTCCTTGAGGATGTCGCCCAGGCGACGCTGGGTGGCCAGAGCCTCGGCCAGATCCTCGGGGGTGATGTCGCCACGGGAAATCAGGATGTCGCCCAGGCGGCAATGGACCTGCTCCCCGTTCACGGCGCAGCCGTCGTCAAGGACTTCCACGGAAAGGTCGCAGTCGTCCTCGGCGAACACGAACACATCGGTCAGGGCCGCCGCATCGGCCGTTGTGCGGATGACGCAGTCCCACCAGGTCAGACAGGCCTCGGGGTCCAGGGCGTCGAGGGGCTCCACATCATCGATATGGGCATACAGGCGGCAATCGCCCAGCGCGATGACGTCCTCGAGCAGATGCAGGGGGTTGTTTCCCGAGGCCAGCATGCCGGGCTGGGGACGGAAGCGCAGCCGGAAAATGCGCATCACCTCGGCGGCGGGCGTCTGCGGGGCGGGCTCGGCCTGGGCAGCGGGGGCCCCTTTGGCCGCCTCACCGCCAAAGGCGCGAAACCCCTCGAGGATATCCCGCCCGTCCGCCTCCCGGGCCGCAAGGTCCTCCTCGTCGGGAGAAAGCAGGCTCTTGATGTGGTCGCAGGCGCGCAGCGAAAGGTCGAGCAGCCTCCCGTCGACCGCCAGCAGGCCGTTTCGGACGCGGTCGAAGACCGATTCCACATCGTGGGTGAAGGCGGCGATATCATCGAAGCCGAACATGGCCCCGGAGCCCTTGATGGTGTGCAGGGCGCGGAAAATCTTGTGAAGCAGATCGGCGTCGTCCGGGGTGCGCTCGAGTTCCAGCAGCGACGCTTCGAGATCGGCGAGCAGATCCCGAGCTTCTTCCAGGTACGCGGCGCGGTGGGCGTCTTCCTGCGTGTTCATGGACAAACGGCCCTCCCTGCCCGCGTGTTGGAATCGTGGTTAGAACAATTCGACATTGTCCCCGAAACCCCCTGCACCGGCCGTCGCCGCCTCGGGGGCCGGCGTGCCGGGCGCATCCTTGTTTCCGGTCGGGGCCAGGCCGAACGCCGTTTCGTGCACGGCCCGTTCCGCCTCCATGGTGTAGCGGTCGTAGAGCTCGCGCAAACGCGCGCTGGTTCCCCGCCCGCCTTCGGGCACGATCTTCCGGGCCTTGCCCAGCTGGTCATTCAGGGTCCGCCGGATAGCGGCCAGGCGGGAGCCGATCTCGCGATCGAAGTCGATGCCCCGCCCGACCTCGGCGGCCCTGGTCCCGAGGGTATCGCTGGCATCGCGCAAATAAGCGAAAAGCGACCGGCACTTCTGCGCCGTCGCCACGACGTCGGCCAGGACGGCGTCGAGTTCGCCCACCACGCGCCAGGCTTCGGACTGGTCGTTGTGTTTGCCGGCGTTGTCCCGCAGCGTCTCTGCGGCGTTTGAAATGTCGCCGAGGATGGCGGCCACGGCGTCGGTCTGGCGTCTGGCGTCGGCGGACAGATGCTGGATGGCCAGGGCCAACACGCCGAGCGCCGCGCCGGCCTCGCCGGTATGGGCGGCCTTGATGCTGGCGTTGAGCGCGATCAGTTCGATTTCCGCCCCGACCTCCTCGATGGCCTCGATGGAGCCGCCCATGCCGGTAATGGTGGCGGCAACCGAGTCCATGATGCCGCCAAGCGCTTCTCCCTGGGCGGCGAAATCGCCAAGTTCGGCCTTGACTGCGGCAATGCCCGCCTGCACCCGTGTCAAGGGGCTGTCAACACCGGTCACGCCGGC includes:
- a CDS encoding chemotaxis protein CheW; translation: MAEAASANDNQYLTFTLERELFALDISSVREVLELVNITRVPRTPEYIRGVINLRGRAVPVVDLKLKFGMGATERTVNTCIIIVEVALEGESTVLGALADSVQEVYEMEAGQIEPAPRMGTPIRGEFIRGIGKSGEKFIIILDINKVFTSLELAGLAQSLGEATPENAEA
- the dapB gene encoding 4-hydroxy-tetrahydrodipicolinate reductase, which encodes MSVCDVVIMGAMGRMGATLARLAKADPDNYRLVGALERSGCTDGLAGLECTVGDDLATVLAKCPGAVVIDFTAPQASVASAEIAAKAGNPMVVGTTGLTPEQTAALARSAEKTPIFFAPNMSVGLNVLLTVLPDLVRKLGPAYNLEVMEIHHNKKADAPSGTAIKLGQCLAAARGQDYDAVKRHTRDGIIGPRTQDEIGVAALRGGDVVGDHTVYFFGPGERIEVTHRVGNRETFAQGALRAAAWVGRQKPGKLYAMADMLA
- a CDS encoding protein-glutamate methylesterase/protein-glutamine glutaminase, whose product is MKNAIKVLVVDDSALVRQTLTDILSSDPDIEVIGAAADPYAAVKRMEIEAPDVITLDIEMPRMDGLTFLRKIMTQHPIPVVICSTLTEAGSETTLRAMEYGATDIILKPKLGTRQFLEESRIRVVDAVKAAARAKMKKLLPVSAMKVAPKLSADVVLPGPVGKAMFQTTEKVVAVGASTGGTEALREFLEAMPQNCPGIVIVQHMPEQFTAAFAKRLDGICRIMVKEAADNDTILRGQALIAPGNRHMLLKRSGARYYVEIKDGPLVRRHRPSVDVLFRSAARYAGKNAVGVIMTGMGDDGATGMQEMHEAGAHTIAQDEASCVVFGMPQEAIKLGGVDRVMPLGAIAGEVVRSCSG
- the hypE gene encoding hydrogenase expression/formation protein HypE, producing MDKVLLDYGSGGRASQRIINDLFFRHLGNDILARMDDAAVLSVKGPIAMSTDSFVVDPVFFPGGDIGSLAVHGTVNDVSMMGARPLFLTCGFILEEGLPMADLERIVASMGEAARKAGVRIVAGDTKVVPKGAADKIFINTAGIGEIRVDPAPSGHRAAVGDAVLISGSMGDHGLAILSTREGLSFDAPVVSDSASLAGMVSRLLEGLPDVHVLRDPTRGGLATTLNEIAGQSGVGIELTEDAIPVDPAVAGGCAVLGLDPLYLANEGKCICIVPGGDAEAALEILRSDPLGGKAAIVGRVVDDHPGKVAMITPLGGKRLLGMLEGEQLPRIC
- a CDS encoding chemotaxis protein CheA, translated to MNTQEDAHRAAYLEEARDLLADLEASLLELERTPDDADLLHKIFRALHTIKGSGAMFGFDDIAAFTHDVESVFDRVRNGLLAVDGRLLDLSLRACDHIKSLLSPDEEDLAAREADGRDILEGFRAFGGEAAKGAPAAQAEPAPQTPAAEVMRIFRLRFRPQPGMLASGNNPLHLLEDVIALGDCRLYAHIDDVEPLDALDPEACLTWWDCVIRTTADAAALTDVFVFAEDDCDLSVEVLDDGCAVNGEQVHCRLGDILISRGDITPEDLAEALATQRRLGDILKDKGVVSNGQVASALSEQAAVRELAGKAHERSEKASSIRVAADKLDSLVDLVGELVIVQAQIKQAVEERGDPLLRSLAEHLERLGDSLRDSTLSIRMLPIGATFGKFRRLVRDLTAELGKEIELVTTGEETELDKTVIERLGDPLVHLLRNSIDHGIESPEAREAAGKPAAGVIRLGAAHAGGEVVITVADDGAGLDASAIRTRAEERGLIPPGLEMTEKELYNLIFLPGFSTAKSVTNISGRGVGMDVVKRAIETLRGVVEIDSEPGRGTVITVRLPLTLAIIDGLQVQVGAEYYVLPLAQVEECLEMARKPDDDGEAGMLNMRGEVVPCLRLRDLFAIEGTSPTIEPIVVVAVDGSRVGLAVDRVIGEHQTVIKSLGPLYRDIGEFSGATIRGDGRMALILDVSALVRRGESGGIRRVAAA
- a CDS encoding CheR family methyltransferase, coding for MAAVGVQARASGLATMTEKEFRKLSEFIHTEVGIKLPPSKKVMVEARLQKRLRTLGMAGYHDYYEFLFSPQGLDEELVHLIDVITTNTTEFFREPRHFEVLTQDVLPTWRAAYGPSRPFRLWSAGCSTGEEPYTLSIVLSEFAQRTPGFRFSIMATDISTRVLAMAKNGVYPEERLAKMSLDLKRRYFLRSKDRAKKLVRLMPELRRVIDFRRLNFMQHFSFPEPLDTIFCRNVMIYFDRTTQEQLLQKFCTQLRRDGFLFIGHSESLTGMDLPLRQHAPTVYKKI